CAAACCTCGTCGCATCAAGCACCACGCCGGGATGCAGCGAACACATCCGCCGCATGAAGTTCCCCAGTTCACGAACGTTGCCCGGCCAGTTGTGCGCCTTCAACCGCTCGATGAAATCGGGGCTCAACACCTGAGCCTGGCCACGCATCCGCGCCGCGAACTTCTCCGCGAAGTAGCGGGCGAGCAACTCGATGTCCTCAGGCCGGTCGCGCAGCGGAGGAAGATCCAGCGGGATCACATTCAGGCGATAGTAGAGATCGCTGCGGAACTTGCCTTCATCCACCATCGACGCCAGGTCGACATTCGTCGTCGCAATTACGCGGATATCGACCTTCGTCGACCGCGTCTCGCCCAGCCGCTCGAACTCGCGCTCCTGCAGGGCGCGCAGCAGTTTTGGCTGCAAATTCAGCGGCATCTCGCCAATCTCATCCAGCAGCAGCGTCCCGCCATGCGCCATCTCAAACTTGCCCGCCTTCGCTGTCGTCGCTCCTGTAAACGCGCCGCGAGCGTGACCGAACAACTCGCTCTCCAGCAGATGTTCCGGGACCGCCGCGCAATTCACGGCGACGAACGGCTTCTTACTCCGCGGGCTCGCATCGTGGATGAACCGCGCTAGCAGCTCCTTGCCGGTGCCACTCTCAGCTTCCACAAGCACATCGGTGTCCGTATTCGCCGCCGCCCGCGCTCTCTGCAAAGACCGCAGCAAACGAGGCGAACGTCCTACCATCGCGCAAGCGTCCATCACTTCGCCTTGCACCACCGGGGAACTCTGCTGCATCACGCGTGCGGCTGCCTCTTCAATCTGGTCGAAGGCGATCGGCTTGGTCAGGTAATCAAACGCTCCGTTGCGCATCGCTTCAACCGCATCGGGAACGTTGCCAAACGCTGTCAGCAGGATCACCGCCGTAGATGAGGAAGCAGCACGCGCAGCTCGCATCACCTCAAGCCCGTCGCCATCCGGCATCCGCATGTCGCTCACGACAAGCTGGAACTCTCTGTTCTCCAGCAGCCGCGAAGCCTCGCGCACGCCGCTAGCGGTCTCCACGTCCCAGCCGTTGCGAGAGAAGTTCACCCGCAGCGCGGTACGAATGCCCGCTTCGTCATCCACAATCAGCACCGACGAGGAGTTGTTGATCATAGCGCTGGGATCTCCACAAAAAAGGTCGTTCCAATTCCACGAAGGCTGGTGACCCGGATCGTGCCGCCATGCTGCTTCACGATCTGGCTGCACACCGCAAGTCCAAGCCCCGAAGAGCTCCCGCCGATGCTGAAGCCGGCCGTGAAGATCTCCTGCAGATGTTCAGCAGCGATGCCACATCCGGTGTCGGAGAACTCAATGATGGCGATGTCGCCACTGCCCTTCGCCGGATCGCGATGCCGGCGGACCGTGACCCACACGCTGCCGCCCATCTGCGTATGCCGCAGCGAGTTGCACACCATGTTCAGCACCACCTGCTGCAGCGCGCTCGAGTTGCCGTGTATCCAAAGCCCCGCATCCTCCGCGTCAAACGCCAGCGAGATACCCACCTGCTGCGCAATCGGTCGCGCGAACTCCACGCTGCTGCGGATCGAAGCATTCAAATCCAGCGGCGAAAGTGAAGGGACCTCGCGGCCATGAAAGCTCAACACATTACTTACAGTCGCAGCCAGCGAGCGAATGCCCGCATGCAGGTGCGAGATCCACTCCGAAGCATCTTCCCCGCCCGCCTCAATCAAACCGGTAAACAGTTCAAGGCTCGCCAGCGGATTTCTAATTTCATGAGCGAGCGTCGTCGCTACCTCAGCAAGGGCCGTCGCCTTGCGTGAGCGCTCGCGCTCTTCTTCAGCCTGCTTCTGCAGCGTGACATCGCGAAGAATAAGGATCGCCTGCCGCTGGGCGCGATAGCTTCCTTCGCTGCCGTGAAGCAGATGACGCTCACGAACTGCCAGCCATCTCCTCGAGTTCAACGTCGTCTTGCAGAACTCGCGTTCCTCATCCACGCTCACCTGTTCACTGAGAAATCCGGATAGATCAATCCCTGAGGCGGTCGAGATGGCGTCGAGATGCTTCGGGGTCGTCTGCGGAAGATCGAGCAGTCTCCGGCCTTCAGGATTGATCATCGAGACCGAGCCATCCTCTTCGACCACCAGCACGCCGCACGGCATCGAATCCACGATCTGTTGCAGAGCGCCATGGACGCGTTCATTCTCCGCCAGGCTCGCCTTCAACGCCGAGTTGCGATCGGCCAGCTCGCGGCTCAGGAAGGTCACCTCAAGCTGCAACTGGCCGTAGGAGCTCTCGAGCCGCGCCGACGCCGCGATGAACTTCGTAAATGCCTCTGCCAGCAGACCCGCGTCAGGGTGCGTCGCGAGAGTCGAACTATTTATTGGCAGTAAATGAGAGAGGGTTTCCATCTACAACTATGAAATGCAACCCAAGGGCCAAACCGGGAAACTAGAGAAAAATATCCTTGGCCTTGATCTCATGCGAAGAGCCAGCCATGATACTGGCGCGCTCAATCACGTTCCGAAGCTCACGAACATTGCCCGGCCACTTATGCCGGCACAGCGCATCGATCGCCTCATCGGTCAGCGTGATACCAGGGCAGAACTTCTCCACGAAAAACTGCGCCAGCTTGGGCACGTCGTTGTCGCGATCACGCAGTGGCGCAAGCTTGATCGGAAAGATCGCAAGCCGGTAATAAAGGTCTTCGCGAAATAGCTTCTGCTTCACGAGACCCTGCAAGTCCGCATTGGTCGCCGCAACCACACGCACATCTACGCGCATGTTGTCGTTGCTTCCCAGCCGCTGCACTTCTCCCTGCTCGACAAATCTCAGGATCTTGCTCTGCAGCGTCAGCGGCATGTCGCCAATCTCGTCGAGGAAAAGCGTTCCACCCTGCGCTGCATGAATACGCCCAATCCGCGACTGCATTGCTCCTGTAAATGCGCCCTTGGCATACCCAAAGAGCTCCGACTCAAGCAGCGCTTCAGGAATCGCCGCGCAGTTGACCACAATGAAAGGAGCCTGCCTGCGCGGGCTGATCTGATGGATCGCCTGCGCGATAAGGTCCTTACCGGTCCCGCTCTCGCCTGTGATCAACACCGTCGTCTCACGCGCAGCGACCATATGCGTCATCGCGTAAACCTGCATCATCGCGGGCGACTCGCCCACAACTCCACGCAGCCGCGGCGAATCCTTCGCGTACCGCAGATACTCCACCGGCTTAGCGGCGGCTTCGACATCCGGCGTCTTAGCCTCCGGATTTAGCGCCGCAGCCAGCCGGCTCGCAAACGGGGAACCTGCGCTGTTCGGGAGCACGTGGCACGTCGCCGTGTCCATCATCAGGATCTTGAGTTGGGGAAAGCTCTGCTCGACGATCCCGCAAAACTCTGTAGGTAGCAGGTCCGGAAGCGCCGGATCAAGCAGCAGGACTTCAGACCCTGGCTGCGTGTGCAGAGACTCCAGAGCTTCAGCGCCACTGGTCGCTTCGTGCAGACTCCAGCGCATGGGCGCGAGTCGACCGCGAAGCCGGTCTCGAAAATTTGGGTCGCCGCTAACTAGCAGGACCTGCACGGCGCGGCTATCTGGTTGCCACGTGGGAGTCGAGAGATTGATACGGTTGCTCTCTTCCAGGGTATAGGGCGCGCGTAGGTCTATTTCGCGAGTGCTTACTTCGGCGCCATGCTCTTCTTTGACGGATAGTAAAACCAGTCTATCGAGCGATCGGTATCAATTCCGAATTAAAAATAATGGCTCTAAGTGAGAAAAAATAATCTGGTCGAGAGATAGATCGACAATACAAATCAGGCGTGGGTCTGGTACACGTAGCCCAGACCACGGATGGTGCGTATCATTTTTATATCATAATCGCCGTCCAGCTTATCCCGCAGATACTTCACGTAGACATCGACGATATTGGTGTTTCCCTCCGCGGACATGTTCCACACTTCCTGCGTCAGGCAAGCTCGTGAGAGCGTCTTGCCCTCATGCTGCATCATGTACTCCAGCAGCGTAAACTCGCGCGGCGTCAGGCCGATGACCCGCCCATCGCGCTCGACGGAGCACTGGTCATGGTGCAGCACAATCTGGCTCTTCTTCGGCTCAACCGCCACGGGAGCTGCCTGTGACCGCCGGCGCAAAGCGCGAACGCGGGCCATCATCTCGAGCAACGAAAACGGCTTGGGCAGATAATCATCCGCACCGTGATCGAAGGCATTGACCAGATCCACAGCCCCGGCCTTGCCGCCCAACGCGAGGATGCCGATGTTCGGCCTCTTCGCCCGCAGCTCGCGGAGCATCGCGAAGGCATCCACATCGGTCAGGTCGAGATCGAGGATCACCAGATCGCAGGGCCCCTTTTCCAACTGTTGGAGAGCCGACATACGCTCGTGCGTAACGCCAACCGAGATCGCATCCTCGGAAAGTCCCGTTGCCAGCAACCGCGCCAGCGGCAGGCTGCTCTCGACGATCAGTACGCGATACTTCGCAGCACATGCGCCTTCGGTTTGCTCCTCCGCAAGGCTCGACGTTCTGCTGAATGTCGGCAGAAAACGTGCCAACATCCCGTACTGTTCTGCGATTGCTGCGTGCATGGGGTGCGTCTCCTGGGTGGTCAAAAGCGCCTCCTGTCGGTGGCCTGAACTTCTTATAGCAGTCGCTCGAACCAAACGGAAGAGAACAACATGACACTTTGGTGTCACTACCCATGCTACGAAACTGTGTCACGATAATGAGGCAGCAATTGGCCAGCAGTACCCGCCCTGCATCCAAGCCTTTAGGATTACGTCTTGACTATCAATCGGATTCGAAGCTTCCTCTATCGCTATCCCCGCTTCAACGTCGACTGCCGCATGGACTTCATCCGTGAGGACTCGATCGTTCTCGGCACCTGCTTTGATCTCAGCCAGTCCGGTCTCCGCGGCACCTTCGTCCAGACGGTCGCGCCAGGGGCAAAAGGAATCGTCACTCTCTACCTCGGAGAACGCCGCCTCGAAGTCCAGGCGACGGTCTCTTCAATTCGCGACGATGAGACGCGCATGCGCTTTCAGTTTGACTCCGAAAAGGAACGCGTCGCCCTGCGCGACATCCTGAACGATCTGGCCCCCCCTGTTCGCAAGTAGCTCTTCGTTACTTGTGCGAGAACAACCCCTTCGCCTTAGCCAGCAATCCTCCATCGGTCTTCTGCGGCGCGGCGGGCTCCGCCGCACTCGGCTTGGCCGCTGCAGCCGGAGCGGCAGTTGCCGCAGCAGATTTCGGATCTGCAACTTTCTCCTTATCGGCGGCCTTATCCCCAGCCTTCGGCAAGTTCTGCACCAGCAAAGAGACCCTGCGATTCGCCGCATCGAACGGCTTGTCCGGAACATGCAGCTTCTGATCGGCGAACCCACGTACCTGTGAAACCTGGTCGTCGCGAATTCCATTCTCCTGCATCACACGGCGAGCAGTATTGGCACGGTCCGCTGAAAGCTCCCAGTTCCCGTAAGACTTCCCATTCGCATACGGCTGAGCATCGGTGTAGCCCTCAATGGAGAGCTTATTCGGCAGAACGCTCAACTGGCTCGCAAGCACCTTCAGGATGTCCGCCAGCATCGGCGTCGCCACGGCGCTTCCCGATTCAAAGAACGTCCCCTTCTCATCTTCCACTAACTCAATCCGTAACCCTTCTTCCGTTACCGTCATCTCGATCTGCTTCTTGACCTTGTTCAGGATGGTCATCTGGTCGATCGCCTTGGTCAGATCGGACTTCAGCGCCTTCATGTCATCTTTCTTCTCTTGGCTCTCCGGCTTCGGCTCAGGCTTGCCCTCCGACCCCTTCTTGCTCGCCGTGCCCTTCGGATCTCGGAAGTAGCCCGCGATCTCTTCCTGCGTCTTCTTGGGAGTGGAGTTCATCAGCCACAGCACGATGAACAGCGACATCATGGCGGTCACAAAGTCGGCATAGGCCACCTTCCAGGCGCCGCCGTGGTGTCCGCCATGGCCACCCTTCTTCTTAATGATGATTATCGGCTGCTCGTCAGTCATCGTCGTCTCCCAGTTAGCGTCAGGTCAGTGTCAGGCTTAGGCGGCTATCGCGGTCGGCGCGGCGGTCTTCGCACGGCACGCCTTCTCGACTTCCTGGAAGCTCGGGCGTATATGGGCAGGAATGGCGCGGCGTGCAAGCTCCACCGCAAGGATCGGGCTTGTTCCCTTGATGAAGGCAAGCATGACGACGCGGAGGATGCTGTAGTAGGCGTGCTCTTCATCGTTGATCTTCGTCATCGCCGAGGCCAGCGGGCCAAACACGCCGTAGCACAACAGGATTCCCAGGAACGTCCCTACAAGGGCCGCGGCAACCTTATGTCCAATCTCTTCCGGCGGCCCGCCAAGCGCTCCCATGGTGATCACAATACCCAGAACGGCCGCAACGATGCCGAGTCCCGGCAGCGCATCAGCTACCGTATTCAAAGCGTTCGTCGGCATGCCACTGGTCTGGTGATGCACCTCCATGTCCAGCTCCATCATCTGGTCGACATCAAAAGGCAGTACACCGCCCGTGATCGCCATACGCATCGTGTCGCAGACGAAGTCCTTTACATGGTGGTCCTTCAGAAACTTGGGGTGCGCCTTGAAGATCGGGCTCTTGTCCGCGCCTTCGATGTCGCCCTCGATCGCAACCAGGCCCTCTTTCCGCGCCTTGGTAAAAAGGTCGAACATCATCTTCAGCGTCTCAAGATAACGCTGCTTGTTGTAGGGCGATCCCTTAAGTATCCCGGTCAGCCCTCCAATCAATCCCTTGATGACATGCATGGGATTCGCGGCGAGCAACGTTCCGAGCGCCGCGCCGACAATGGTCACAACCTCCGCAGGCTGGATCAGAACGGCGAGCTGTCCCTTCTCCATCAGGAACCCGCCAATGACGGCACCGAAAACTATAACTATTCCAACAATCGATATCATGCTGATACGTCTCCCATCGTGCGCATTGGCATATGCCTGATGAAGTGCATCCGCTCTATCGACACATGATTGGAATGCTTTCAATTCTCTTCGCGGCTTATAAGCCTGCTGAAAGACTCAGTTTTGCTTAAGGGCGCGGCTTTAGCCGAGCCCTTAAGCGAGTGATTTGCGATGCGGCTTTAGCCGCGGAGGTACGGCTTGCGTTCTGGCTCTTCGATGAGCCTCCAACCGGCTCCCACGAAAGCCGCTCAGGCTATGTGTGGTTCACCACATATCAAGGCCAATCTTTCGATAGGAGAGCCGGACTCCCATGGAAGCTAACGGCCGCTGCGACTAAAGTGCCATAACGCAGCCTATCGCCGACTACGTCCCTGTATTACTCTCGAAATGTCGGCGAAGGAAACCTCCCCGCGTAAGCCCCCTATGCCCATGACACCGCTTTCACCTTCGCCCGCTTCCGTTTCTGGTCCTCCCATGCACTTTCTGGGCAGGCAGCCGATCCTCGACGCGGAATTGAACCTCTACGGGCACGAGTTGCTGTATCGCTCCGGTCTCGCAAATCAATTCAGCGGCGAGCCTGAACACGCAACGCGCAGTGTCATTGACGACTCGCTGCTGCTGGCGACTCCGGCCAACGGCGAAAAGCTCTTCTTCAACTGCACCCGTCACGCACTCGTCTCCGGTATTGTGACGCTCTTGCCCCCCGCCGACACGGTCCTTGAGATTCTTGAGAATATAGAGCCCGACGAGGAGCTGATGGCATCCTGCCGTACCCTCAGGGAAGCGGGCTACTCCTTTGCTCTGGACGACTTCGTTCCGGATGGATCAAAGACGCCATTTCTAGAAATAGCCGACTTTATAAAAATTGACTTCCTGGCGTCCGATAAGGCAGAAAGATATGCCATACGTTCCCTGGCTGCCGACAGGCCAATTAAATTTATTGCCGAAAAGATAGAGACGGAGCCTGATGTCGAAGAAGCCTGGAAGGAAGGTTGCACCTTCTTCCAGGGGTACTTTTTCTGCAAACCGGTCATGATCGCTCCGCGGGTTATTCCGCAAAATCAGATGGTCTACATGAGGCTCCTCGCCGAACTTAGTCGCGAGCCCGCAAACATCATGGAGATCGAGCAACTGACGAAATCGGAACCCTCCATCTGCTATCGCCTGCTCCGGCTTGTCAACTCGGCGCTGTACGCTCTGCCCAGCCCCATCTCGTCGATTCGCAGCGCGGTCATGATGATCGGTGACGACGAGTTTCGTAAGCTTGTCTCCGTGGCGCTCGCCAACATCGCCGGCTCCTCACGCTCGAAGTCTGTGACCCGCGTGGCGCTTGCGCGCGCCAAGTTCTGCGAGCTTCTCGCCCCGGTACTCAATGAATCCGCCTCAACCCTCTACCTGCTCGGCATGCTCTCTCTCATGGATGTCATCCTCACCATGCCCATGCATCAGGTCGTCGAGATGCTCCCGCTTCACCACAAGATGAAGGCAGCCCTGCTCGGCAAGAAGTCTTCGCTCACCGTCGCTCTCGATCTGGTTCGCGCGCGCGAGTCCGGCGGATGGCTGGAGACAACAAGCATTCAAGAGAGTCTCAATCTGCGTGGAGACATCGCCTCGCGGCTCTACTCCGATGCGATCAAATGGGCCGATACGGTCAACCAGATCGCATAATCCTTTGCTTCCCATCATGAGATCGGACTAGATTCCATATACTAGACAACCTCTAACTACAGCACAGCATCCCACGAAACTTCGCTTCAAATAATCAAGCCCTGTCAAGTAGTGCGGAGCTAATTCCGCTGCTTGACATGCTTATTTATGGGGAGCATATTGCCCAAAGTGAAACGAAGAGTTGCATCAGCATAGATTCGCGTAAAGCGGCTTGATGCGCATCACATCGTTTACGGAGGCAATATGCAAAGTCCTACTCCCCAGGATCAGCGTAGCCATTCGAGCTACGCATTTCTGGAATCCTCAAAAAGCAAAATCTTACTTCGTTACGCCGTCATCGTGATGGCCCTCGCATGTGCAGCTACGTCACCACTGCGAGCGCAGTTCCGCACCTCCGTGCAGGGCACCGTCACGGATCCTCAGGGCGCGGTCATACCCGGCGCCACAGTAACGCTAAGAGACGTCGCGAACAACGCCCAGACCGTTCGCACCAGCGACGGTGCTGGCCTCTTCAACTTCGGCGCGCTCCCACCTGACAACTTCACGCTAACCGTCGAAGCCACCGGCTTTCAGAAGAAGGTGCTCACCAACATCAAGTTCATCCCCGAGCAACCCAACTCCCTGAACGTCGCGCTTACCCTGGGTGCCAGCGATCTCACCATTGAGGTCAACGCCTCCAGCACGCCCACCCTCGACACTGAGACCGCAAACACGGGCGGTACCATCTCTGCCAACGACATCCAGCACATCCCCTCCTTCAACCGCGACGTCTTCACCCTAAGCCAACTCGCGCCCGGCGCCATCTCGACGGGCGCGCAATCATCTGGCGGTGGCGTCGCCACCAACCCAGGAAACCAGGGCCCTGGCGGCTCGGGCAACGGCGGCTCCGCTCCCACCGAAAACGGTCCGCAGGTCAACTCCAACGGCCAACAGTACGGCAACAACGGCATCTCGCTTGACGGCATCAGCACCGTCTCCGCTGTATGGGGAGGCACCAGCATCATCACGCCCAGCCCGGAGGCCGTCGACAACGTCCGCATCGTCACCAACGGCTACGACGCAGAGAACGGCCGCTTCTCCGGTGCCGAGACCATGGTCACCACCAAGAGCGGCACCAACCAGATCCACGGCAGCCTCTTCCTCGACGCCCATCGGCCCGGCCTCAACGCCGCCAACCGGCCAGTTCGCGACTCCAGCGGCAACATCATCGGCGCTTCAGTCAAGGATACGGACCGCTACAACCAGTACGGCGGCAGCGTCGGCGGGCCCTATGGAAGGACAAGCTCTTCGCCTTCTTCGCCTATGAAACTTCACCAGACGATACGCTGGCAACGTCGACCGGCTGGTTCGAGACTCCTTCGCTCCGCGGCTCTGCCCCGGCCTCAAG
This Granulicella aggregans DNA region includes the following protein-coding sequences:
- a CDS encoding EAL and HDOD domain-containing protein: MHFLGRQPILDAELNLYGHELLYRSGLANQFSGEPEHATRSVIDDSLLLATPANGEKLFFNCTRHALVSGIVTLLPPADTVLEILENIEPDEELMASCRTLREAGYSFALDDFVPDGSKTPFLEIADFIKIDFLASDKAERYAIRSLAADRPIKFIAEKIETEPDVEEAWKEGCTFFQGYFFCKPVMIAPRVIPQNQMVYMRLLAELSREPANIMEIEQLTKSEPSICYRLLRLVNSALYALPSPISSIRSAVMMIGDDEFRKLVSVALANIAGSSRSKSVTRVALARAKFCELLAPVLNESASTLYLLGMLSLMDVILTMPMHQVVEMLPLHHKMKAALLGKKSSLTVALDLVRARESGGWLETTSIQESLNLRGDIASRLYSDAIKWADTVNQIA
- a CDS encoding sigma-54 interaction domain-containing protein encodes the protein MRWSLHEATSGAEALESLHTQPGSEVLLLDPALPDLLPTEFCGIVEQSFPQLKILMMDTATCHVLPNSAGSPFASRLAAALNPEAKTPDVEAAAKPVEYLRYAKDSPRLRGVVGESPAMMQVYAMTHMVAARETTVLITGESGTGKDLIAQAIHQISPRRQAPFIVVNCAAIPEALLESELFGYAKGAFTGAMQSRIGRIHAAQGGTLFLDEIGDMPLTLQSKILRFVEQGEVQRLGSNDNMRVDVRVVAATNADLQGLVKQKLFREDLYYRLAIFPIKLAPLRDRDNDVPKLAQFFVEKFCPGITLTDEAIDALCRHKWPGNVRELRNVIERASIMAGSSHEIKAKDIFL
- a CDS encoding flagellar motor protein MotB is translated as MTDEQPIIIIKKKGGHGGHHGGAWKVAYADFVTAMMSLFIVLWLMNSTPKKTQEEIAGYFRDPKGTASKKGSEGKPEPKPESQEKKDDMKALKSDLTKAIDQMTILNKVKKQIEMTVTEEGLRIELVEDEKGTFFESGSAVATPMLADILKVLASQLSVLPNKLSIEGYTDAQPYANGKSYGNWELSADRANTARRVMQENGIRDDQVSQVRGFADQKLHVPDKPFDAANRRVSLLVQNLPKAGDKAADKEKVADPKSAAATAAPAAAAKPSAAEPAAPQKTDGGLLAKAKGLFSHK
- a CDS encoding sigma-54-dependent transcriptional regulator; translated protein: MINNSSSVLIVDDEAGIRTALRVNFSRNGWDVETASGVREASRLLENREFQLVVSDMRMPDGDGLEVMRAARAASSSTAVILLTAFGNVPDAVEAMRNGAFDYLTKPIAFDQIEEAAARVMQQSSPVVQGEVMDACAMVGRSPRLLRSLQRARAAANTDTDVLVEAESGTGKELLARFIHDASPRSKKPFVAVNCAAVPEHLLESELFGHARGAFTGATTAKAGKFEMAHGGTLLLDEIGEMPLNLQPKLLRALQEREFERLGETRSTKVDIRVIATTNVDLASMVDEGKFRSDLYYRLNVIPLDLPPLRDRPEDIELLARYFAEKFAARMRGQAQVLSPDFIERLKAHNWPGNVRELGNFMRRMCSLHPGVVLDATRFDQEFQMRAKPAVSAIAPAAPVAVATPGVPIRELERAHLESTLEMTRGNRTQAAEMLGISIRTMRNRIREYGLPPRRYA
- a CDS encoding sensor histidine kinase — translated: METLSHLLPINSSTLATHPDAGLLAEAFTKFIAASARLESSYGQLQLEVTFLSRELADRNSALKASLAENERVHGALQQIVDSMPCGVLVVEEDGSVSMINPEGRRLLDLPQTTPKHLDAISTASGIDLSGFLSEQVSVDEEREFCKTTLNSRRWLAVRERHLLHGSEGSYRAQRQAILILRDVTLQKQAEEERERSRKATALAEVATTLAHEIRNPLASLELFTGLIEAGGEDASEWISHLHAGIRSLAATVSNVLSFHGREVPSLSPLDLNASIRSSVEFARPIAQQVGISLAFDAEDAGLWIHGNSSALQQVVLNMVCNSLRHTQMGGSVWVTVRRHRDPAKGSGDIAIIEFSDTGCGIAAEHLQEIFTAGFSIGGSSSGLGLAVCSQIVKQHGGTIRVTSLRGIGTTFFVEIPAL
- a CDS encoding response regulator transcription factor codes for the protein MHAAIAEQYGMLARFLPTFSRTSSLAEEQTEGACAAKYRVLIVESSLPLARLLATGLSEDAISVGVTHERMSALQQLEKGPCDLVILDLDLTDVDAFAMLRELRAKRPNIGILALGGKAGAVDLVNAFDHGADDYLPKPFSLLEMMARVRALRRRSQAAPVAVEPKKSQIVLHHDQCSVERDGRVIGLTPREFTLLEYMMQHEGKTLSRACLTQEVWNMSAEGNTNIVDVYVKYLRDKLDGDYDIKMIRTIRGLGYVYQTHA
- the motA gene encoding flagellar motor stator protein MotA, with the translated sequence MISIVGIVIVFGAVIGGFLMEKGQLAVLIQPAEVVTIVGAALGTLLAANPMHVIKGLIGGLTGILKGSPYNKQRYLETLKMMFDLFTKARKEGLVAIEGDIEGADKSPIFKAHPKFLKDHHVKDFVCDTMRMAITGGVLPFDVDQMMELDMEVHHQTSGMPTNALNTVADALPGLGIVAAVLGIVITMGALGGPPEEIGHKVAAALVGTFLGILLCYGVFGPLASAMTKINDEEHAYYSILRVVMLAFIKGTSPILAVELARRAIPAHIRPSFQEVEKACRAKTAAPTAIAA
- a CDS encoding PilZ domain-containing protein, producing the protein MTINRIRSFLYRYPRFNVDCRMDFIREDSIVLGTCFDLSQSGLRGTFVQTVAPGAKGIVTLYLGERRLEVQATVSSIRDDETRMRFQFDSEKERVALRDILNDLAPPVRK